The DNA region TCAATGCCCACGGGGGGCGGGATCACTGGGCCGGCGTGTGGACCGCCCTCCTGGCCGGAGCCGGGATTCGCGGCGGGGCCGTCATTGGCCGCAGCGACGCCCATGGCATCGAGCCGGCAGAGCGCCCGGTCCGAGCCGAGGAGCTGGCCGCTACGATTCTCTACGCCCTGGGAGTGCCGCCGGATGCCGTCCTGCCCGGCCCCGATGGCCTGCCTGTGCCCGCTTATCCCGCCGCGCCGCTGCGCGAGTTGTGGAGCTGAACCCCCCGGCGGCTTTCCCTCCCGGAGACAGCGGCGCCTCCGCCAGGCCCCCGAATAGCCTGCGGTTTGACACCGGCCTGACAGCCGCCTGCCCCGCCGCAGGGACCCTCATCCTCAAGCTTAGGGAGACACTGCCATGCTGCACCGCTCTGGCAGCGTGTGGATTTTCCTCCTGCTGCTCCTGCTCCTGGGAGGCACTCTGACTCCCCGCGAACCCTCGGCCGAGACCCACCCGAAGCTTCGGAGACCAGCCCCGCTGCCAGCGTCCGTTTCCGCCCCGGCGCAAACCTCGGGACACGTCCAGGCGTCGGCCCCGGAGAAAGCCGCCCCGGATGTGCTCCCCGGCACCGAACCCCTGCGCGCCGAAGGGGACCTGGCCGCGCAGATGGTCGAAGGCATCCACCGCTATCTGGACCGTGCCCTGGCCGAAGCCCCGGCTCTGCGGGAAAAACAATGGCAGCCGGACTTCTCCTCCCCGGAACGCTTCCGGGAGTCGGTGGCACCCCAGCGTCAGCGCTTGCGCCAGATTCTGGGCCTGGTCGAGGAACGGGTGGTGCCCCAGCTCGATTACGTCGGCGGTCCGGGCCGGCCCGCCTTGCTCGCCGAAGCGGAACAGTTCCAGGTCTTCGCCGTCCGCTGGACCGTCCTGGAGGACCTCGAAGCCGAAGGACTGCTCCTGGAACCCCGCGGACCGATCCAGGCCGTGGCGGTCGTCCTCCCCGATGCCGATTGGACCCCGGAGATGGCGGTGGGCTTGGCGGGCCAGCTTCCCCCCGTCGTCTGCTCCGCGCCCCGCCTGGCCCAGGCCGGCGTCCGCGTCCTCCTCCCCGCCCTCATCAACCGCCGCGATGACCTCTGCGTCAACCCCCGCATTGGCCGGGCCACCAATCAGTCCCACCGCGAGTTCCTCCACCGCATGGCCTACGAACTGGGGCGGACCCTGAGCGGCTACGAAATGCAGATCGCCCTGGCCGCCATCGACTGGCTCACCCGCCACACCCCCGGCGAAGCCGCCGAACGCCTCGCCGTCATCGGCTATGGCGAAGGAGGACGCCTCGCCCGCTTCCTCGCCGCCCTCGACGAACGCATCCGCTTCGTCGCCCCCTTCGGCCACGGCGGACCCGTGGAAAAAGTCTGGGAGGAACCCTTCGACCATGATGTCTGGGGCTTGGCCCGACTGGCCGGACCCGCCGAGCTAACCCTGCTCACCTGGCCGCGGGTCAAAATCCCTGAACCCATCACAGTGACACGCAACGGTCAGCGCCTCCTGCGCACCGAACTGGGCTGGCCGAACGTCGAAGGACCCCCACCCGTCCGCCCCGGACGCAGCGGCGCCGCCCCCGGCTTCCTCCGCCCACCCCCCCTGCAAGACCTCGACGCCGAAGAAGCCCGCGCCCAACGCCTCCTCGGACAACGCCCCCCCACCGACCCCCACGGCCTACGCCTGCGCGACCAGCTCCCCCTCCTCGCCGAACAACGCCCCACCTACACCCGCCGCTTCCCCTTCCCCCGCGACCCCGACGAACGCCACCGCCGACTCTTCCGCCAACTCCTCGCCCATCTCCAACAACTCTGGCGCCACAGCGACGCCGTCCGCCGACAATTCTGGAACCGCGCCAACCCCGCTTCCCCCCAAACCTGGGACCAATCCTGTGACTTCTACCGCCATTACTTCCACCGCGAAGTCCTCGGCGAACTGCCCCCGCCCTCCCTCCCCCTCCGGCCCCGCACCCGCAAACTCTACGACCTGCCCACCTGGACCGGCTACGAACTCCTCCTCGATGTCTACCCCGACGTCTTCGCCTACGGCATCCTCCTCATCCCCAAAAACCTTCCCCCCCGTGAAAAACGCCCCCTCGTCGTCTGCCAGCACGGCCTCGAAGGAAACCCCCGCCACACCATCGATCCCGAAACCCGACCCGTCTACCACCAGTTCGCCCGACGACTCGTCGAACTCGGCTACATCGTCTATGCCCCCCAAAACCCCTACTACGGCCAAACACGCTTCCGCCAAATCCAACGCAAAGCCCACCTCCTCCAAGCCTCCCTCTTCAGCTTCATCCTCCGCCAGCACCAACGCACCCTCGACTTCCTCCAATCCCTCCCCTTCGTCGATCCTCAACGCATCGCCTTCTACGGCCTCAGCTACGGCGGCAAAACCGCCATGCGCGTCCCCGCCCTCGAAAAACGCTACGCCCTCGCCATCTGCTCCGCCGACTTCAACGAGTGGATCGGCAAATGTGTCTCCTTCGACCTCGACCGCAGCTACCTGTGGACCGGGGAATACGACATGTACGAATTCAACCTTGGCCACACCTTCAACTACGCCGAACTGGCCTACCTCATCGCCCCCCGACCCTTCATGGTCGAACGCGGCCACAACGACGGCGTCGGCACCGATGACATGGTCGCCGCCGAATACGCCAAAATCTTGCACCTCTACCAGAACCGCTTAAAAATCCCCGACCGCACCGCCATCGACTTCTTCCCCGGCGGCCACGAAATCCACCTCACCGCCACCCGCGACTTCCTGAAAAAACACCTGGCCTTCCCCAAACCCTGACACCCCGCCGTCAACCCCACCGCACGCCCCGTCTACCACCATTCACCATTCCCCACTCCCCACTCCCCATTCCCCACTCCCCACTCCCCATTCCCCACTCCCCACTCCCCATTCGCCGCTCACTGCTCGCCGCTCGCTGCTCGCCGCTTCCCGTTTTCCACCATTCGCTATTCACCATTCGCCATTCGCCATTCGCTATTCGCCCGAACTGCTCGCCGCTTCCCCCCCATTCCCCACTCCCCACTCCCCACTCCCCATTCGCCATTCGCCATTCGCCCCACTGCTCGCTGCTCGCCGCTCGTCTTCCCTGTGCGGAATTGGCCCACATCATTCAAACCAACGTCCATTCAAGCACCTCCGCGTGCAACTTCGACCTCACCTCAATTTCGACGTAACTAGATTCTCCACAATAACTTGCTCCAAATCCACTAGCGCGGACGTGCTTGATTAATCGCAAAAACTTACGCACCAACACTATACGTTACTGATCTTTCCTCCGAAGGGGGGGTCGGAAAAAAATCGAAAAATTTTTTGGGGGGGTGCTTGAAAGTACCTCGAGCAAATGCTAGGATTCCTAGGGCGGCGAGAGCCAGCTCTTTCACATGCA from Thermogemmata fonticola includes:
- a CDS encoding dienelactone hydrolase family protein — translated: MLHRSGSVWIFLLLLLLLGGTLTPREPSAETHPKLRRPAPLPASVSAPAQTSGHVQASAPEKAAPDVLPGTEPLRAEGDLAAQMVEGIHRYLDRALAEAPALREKQWQPDFSSPERFRESVAPQRQRLRQILGLVEERVVPQLDYVGGPGRPALLAEAEQFQVFAVRWTVLEDLEAEGLLLEPRGPIQAVAVVLPDADWTPEMAVGLAGQLPPVVCSAPRLAQAGVRVLLPALINRRDDLCVNPRIGRATNQSHREFLHRMAYELGRTLSGYEMQIALAAIDWLTRHTPGEAAERLAVIGYGEGGRLARFLAALDERIRFVAPFGHGGPVEKVWEEPFDHDVWGLARLAGPAELTLLTWPRVKIPEPITVTRNGQRLLRTELGWPNVEGPPPVRPGRSGAAPGFLRPPPLQDLDAEEARAQRLLGQRPPTDPHGLRLRDQLPLLAEQRPTYTRRFPFPRDPDERHRRLFRQLLAHLQQLWRHSDAVRRQFWNRANPASPQTWDQSCDFYRHYFHREVLGELPPPSLPLRPRTRKLYDLPTWTGYELLLDVYPDVFAYGILLIPKNLPPREKRPLVVCQHGLEGNPRHTIDPETRPVYHQFARRLVELGYIVYAPQNPYYGQTRFRQIQRKAHLLQASLFSFILRQHQRTLDFLQSLPFVDPQRIAFYGLSYGGKTAMRVPALEKRYALAICSADFNEWIGKCVSFDLDRSYLWTGEYDMYEFNLGHTFNYAELAYLIAPRPFMVERGHNDGVGTDDMVAAEYAKILHLYQNRLKIPDRTAIDFFPGGHEIHLTATRDFLKKHLAFPKP